A stretch of Myroides oncorhynchi DNA encodes these proteins:
- a CDS encoding LTA synthase family protein, whose protein sequence is MISNRYRLNEVLVIGYRLFLAFFFYFIARTLFYFYNSDLLHVDSFGQFMELAYHGITFDRMAIFYVNLLFILLSIVPLFINTKKGYQKVVFYVYIIPNLIAYSTNFIDLIYYRFIYSRTTIAVFDSLEHESNKGKLFFNFLTSYWHVFLICIALCIAWVYLYKKVKFTRYLKVEAKGAYWISSVIIFILTGVGVLAGVRGDLKKSTRPLNIIDANRYVQKPEHADVILNTPFAIIRTLGTSSFKKVDYMDKATLNKYVSSVKQYNTNEPSTPNIVLFITESYGREYIGAFNKDMNIKDYKSYTPFLDSLSQHSLIFPNAFANGYKSIHGVSSVIAGIPSFKDAFTSSPYPKQKIESLVSTLKSKGYDTSFFHGAPNGSMGFLGFGNILGYDHYYGKTEYNNDDDFDGTWGIWDEPFFQFMKQTLSEKKGPFFATLFSVSSHEPFNIPAKYEGKFPKGNQQIHKTVGYTDYAFKKFFEESSKEPWFKNTIFIITADHTNQSDYDEYKELVNRAAVPILIYTPDERLKGVDKRLAQQIDIYPTVLDLIGYDKPFRSWGRSLVNDTITKPYTINYGVNEYIYQEGNYIARFNGREITGFYDINDKGMNTNLISKKNQEMELLEKKCKAFIQDYFSRIIDKRLDK, encoded by the coding sequence ATGATTTCTAATCGATATCGATTAAATGAGGTGTTAGTGATAGGATATAGATTATTCTTAGCCTTTTTCTTTTACTTCATCGCACGTACCTTATTTTATTTCTACAATAGTGATTTATTACATGTAGATTCTTTTGGTCAGTTTATGGAGTTGGCCTACCACGGAATTACATTTGATAGAATGGCGATTTTTTATGTCAATCTTCTGTTTATATTACTATCTATAGTGCCCTTGTTTATCAATACAAAAAAAGGATATCAGAAGGTGGTGTTCTATGTGTATATTATACCAAACTTGATTGCGTATTCTACTAACTTTATTGATCTAATTTACTATAGATTTATCTATTCTCGTACTACTATAGCTGTTTTCGATAGTTTAGAACACGAATCAAATAAAGGCAAGTTGTTTTTTAATTTCTTGACTAGTTATTGGCATGTATTCTTGATTTGTATCGCACTATGTATAGCATGGGTATATCTATATAAGAAAGTGAAGTTCACTAGATATTTAAAAGTAGAAGCTAAAGGTGCTTATTGGATATCAAGTGTTATTATTTTTATTTTGACTGGAGTAGGGGTGTTAGCAGGAGTTCGAGGAGATCTTAAGAAATCAACTCGTCCTCTAAATATTATAGATGCTAATAGATATGTGCAGAAGCCAGAGCATGCTGATGTTATCTTAAATACTCCATTTGCTATCATACGTACACTAGGTACTAGTAGCTTTAAGAAAGTAGACTATATGGATAAGGCTACACTTAATAAGTATGTGAGTAGTGTGAAACAGTACAATACAAATGAACCGAGTACGCCTAATATCGTGTTATTTATCACAGAAAGTTACGGACGTGAGTATATTGGGGCTTTTAATAAGGATATGAATATTAAAGATTATAAGAGTTATACTCCATTTTTAGATTCATTATCACAGCACAGTTTGATATTTCCTAATGCCTTTGCTAATGGGTATAAATCTATACATGGTGTATCATCAGTGATAGCAGGTATTCCTTCGTTTAAGGATGCTTTTACATCATCGCCTTATCCTAAACAGAAGATAGAGTCGTTAGTCTCTACTTTAAAGTCTAAGGGATATGATACTTCATTTTTCCATGGTGCACCTAACGGTTCTATGGGATTCTTAGGATTTGGTAATATACTTGGATATGATCATTATTATGGTAAAACAGAGTATAATAATGATGATGATTTCGATGGTACTTGGGGGATATGGGATGAGCCATTCTTCCAGTTTATGAAACAAACCTTAAGTGAGAAAAAAGGACCATTCTTCGCTACATTATTTAGCGTATCATCACATGAGCCATTTAATATTCCGGCTAAGTATGAAGGTAAGTTTCCAAAAGGAAATCAACAAATACACAAGACTGTAGGGTATACAGATTATGCATTTAAAAAGTTCTTCGAAGAGAGTAGTAAAGAACCATGGTTTAAGAATACAATTTTTATTATTACCGCAGATCACACTAATCAGTCTGACTATGATGAATATAAAGAGCTAGTGAATCGCGCAGCTGTACCTATTCTTATTTATACTCCGGATGAGAGATTAAAAGGAGTGGATAAGAGATTAGCCCAACAAATAGATATCTACCCAACCGTACTAGACTTAATAGGATATGATAAACCTTTTAGAAGTTGGGGAAGAAGTTTAGTCAATGATACTATAACTAAGCCTTACACGATAAACTACGGAGTGAATGAATACATCTATCAAGAAGGGAATTATATCGCAAGATTTAATGGAAGAGAGATAACTGGATTCTATGATATCAATGACAAAGGGATGAATACTAATTTAATTAGTAAAAAGAATCAAGAAATGGAATTGTTAGAGAAAAAATGTAAAGCATTTATACAAGATTATTTCTCTCGAATTATAGATAAGCGATTAGATAAATAA